A window of Paraburkholderia bryophila contains these coding sequences:
- a CDS encoding 2-hydroxyacid dehydrogenase, producing the protein MAFLYKADPARGAQWAKLFAQKAPDLPFHIWPDHGDPAAIRYLAAWQPPDNPTRTFPNLEVVFSVGAGIDQFDLSSVPAHVPVVRMIEPGIVEGMVEYVTQAVLTIHRDLFDYGLQQQQQAWRELPLMPAGQRRIGVLGLGVLGTAVLERLRLFGFDCAGWSRSAREIEGVDCYAGEGALDRFLARTDILICLLPLTPATRGLLDAALFAKLPRGASLIQTGRGPHLNQHDLLAALESGQLHNAILDVTDPEPLPAGHPLWMHPRVRITPHIASATRPDTAVDVVLDNLRRHREGLPMLGQIDRTQGY; encoded by the coding sequence ATGGCCTTTCTCTACAAAGCCGACCCGGCGCGCGGCGCCCAGTGGGCGAAACTCTTCGCGCAGAAAGCGCCGGACCTGCCCTTTCATATCTGGCCCGACCACGGCGATCCGGCCGCGATCCGTTATCTCGCCGCCTGGCAGCCGCCTGACAATCCCACCCGCACCTTTCCGAATCTGGAAGTCGTGTTCTCGGTCGGCGCCGGTATCGATCAGTTCGACCTGTCGAGCGTACCGGCGCATGTGCCGGTGGTGCGCATGATCGAACCGGGGATCGTCGAAGGCATGGTTGAATACGTCACGCAGGCCGTGCTGACGATTCATCGCGATCTGTTCGACTATGGTTTGCAGCAACAGCAGCAGGCGTGGCGCGAGTTGCCGCTTATGCCCGCCGGCCAGCGGCGCATCGGCGTGCTCGGACTCGGCGTGCTCGGCACGGCCGTACTGGAGCGCTTGCGGCTGTTTGGCTTCGACTGCGCAGGGTGGAGCCGCTCGGCACGCGAGATCGAGGGCGTCGACTGTTATGCGGGCGAAGGCGCGCTAGACAGGTTTCTCGCTCGCACCGACATCCTGATCTGCCTGCTGCCGCTGACGCCCGCGACCCGCGGCCTGCTCGACGCGGCATTGTTCGCGAAGCTGCCGCGCGGCGCGTCGCTGATTCAAACGGGGCGTGGACCCCATCTGAATCAGCACGACTTGCTCGCCGCGCTGGAGAGCGGCCAGTTGCACAACGCGATTCTCGACGTCACCGATCCCGAACCGCTGCCAGCAGGTCATCCGCTGTGGATGCATCCGCGCGTGCGCATCACGCCGCATATCGCCAGCGCGACGCGACCGGACACCGCCGTCGACGTGGTGCTCGACAATCTGCGCCGTCATCGCGAAGGCTTGCCGATGCTCGGTCAGATCGACCGGACCCAAGGTTATTGA
- a CDS encoding Lrp/AsnC family transcriptional regulator → MSSDCKLDRIDLRILSQLQKKGRITNVELADAVGLSPSPCLIRVKRLEKAGYIIGYGAQIQLEKLGDVQIVFTEVTLADHRREDFIKFVNAIRDVDEIVECHLASGGYDYLLKFITRSVSHYQSIVEGLLERDIGIEKYFSYVIIKSPFVKSHYPLETLFSQNHN, encoded by the coding sequence ATGAGCAGCGACTGCAAGCTTGACCGGATCGACCTGCGGATACTTTCACAGCTGCAGAAGAAAGGCCGCATCACCAACGTCGAGCTTGCCGACGCGGTCGGCCTTTCGCCCAGCCCTTGCCTGATTCGCGTCAAACGTCTGGAGAAGGCCGGCTACATCATCGGCTACGGTGCGCAGATCCAGCTCGAAAAGCTCGGCGACGTACAGATCGTGTTCACTGAAGTCACGCTCGCCGATCATCGGCGGGAAGACTTCATCAAGTTCGTGAATGCGATCCGCGACGTCGACGAGATCGTCGAATGCCACCTTGCCAGCGGCGGCTACGACTACCTGCTGAAGTTCATCACGCGCAGCGTGAGCCACTATCAGAGCATTGTCGAAGGCTTGCTCGAACGCGATATCGGCATCGAGAAGTACTTCAGCTACGTGATCATCAAGTCGCCGTTCGTGAAGAGCCATTACCCGCTCGAAACGCTGTTCTCGCAGAACCACAACTAG
- a CDS encoding aspartate aminotransferase family protein, with product MPIHSLIEADRKHLIHPVINYRAHEARGVTILESASGAFLRDAAGNELLDAFSGLWCVNTGYGQQSIVDAATAQMQKLPYATGYFHFGSEPAIELAQKLVEVSPASLQHVYFTLGGSDAVDSALRFITHYFNATGHPSKKHVIALKRGYHGSSTTGAGLTALPAFHRNFDLPLPNQHHLPSPYAYRNDFADDAALIAASVAALEAKVAELGADNVAAFFCEPIQGSGGVIVPPVGWLKAMRESCRKLGILFVADEVITGFGRTGPLFACQGEDVEPDLMTVAKGLTAGYAPMGAVLMSDEIYQGIADGDAEAVVGHGHTYSAHPVSAAIGLEVLRLYHEGGLLANGVARAPRFARGLDALLAHPLVGDSRHRGLLGALELVADKDSKAGFDPALKLSERIAAAAYENRLIFRAFGDNILGFAPALSYTEADFDLMFERLEKTLDDVLAQADVRAALKVKTHAAAC from the coding sequence ATGCCGATTCATTCGCTCATTGAAGCCGACCGTAAGCATCTGATCCATCCGGTCATCAACTACCGCGCGCACGAAGCCCGTGGCGTCACCATCCTCGAATCGGCCAGCGGAGCGTTTCTGCGCGACGCGGCCGGCAACGAACTGCTCGACGCCTTCTCCGGCCTGTGGTGCGTGAACACCGGCTACGGCCAGCAGAGCATCGTCGACGCGGCGACCGCGCAGATGCAAAAGCTGCCCTACGCGACCGGCTATTTCCACTTCGGCTCGGAGCCGGCTATCGAGCTGGCGCAGAAGCTCGTCGAGGTATCGCCCGCTTCATTGCAGCACGTGTATTTCACGCTCGGCGGCTCCGACGCGGTCGACTCCGCGCTGCGCTTCATCACGCACTACTTCAACGCCACGGGCCATCCGTCGAAGAAGCACGTCATCGCGCTGAAACGCGGCTATCACGGTTCGTCGACCACGGGCGCAGGTCTCACGGCCTTGCCCGCGTTCCATCGCAACTTCGATCTGCCGCTGCCGAACCAGCATCATCTGCCGTCGCCGTATGCCTACCGCAACGATTTCGCCGACGACGCCGCGTTAATCGCCGCCTCGGTCGCCGCGCTTGAAGCGAAGGTCGCCGAACTCGGCGCCGACAACGTCGCGGCGTTCTTCTGCGAACCGATCCAGGGGTCGGGCGGCGTGATCGTGCCGCCGGTCGGCTGGCTCAAAGCCATGCGTGAAAGTTGCCGTAAGCTCGGCATCCTGTTCGTCGCCGATGAAGTCATCACCGGTTTCGGCCGCACCGGTCCGCTGTTCGCCTGCCAGGGCGAAGACGTCGAGCCGGATCTGATGACAGTAGCGAAAGGTTTGACCGCCGGCTACGCGCCGATGGGCGCGGTGCTGATGTCCGATGAAATTTATCAGGGCATTGCCGATGGCGACGCCGAAGCGGTGGTTGGCCACGGTCACACGTATTCGGCGCATCCGGTGAGCGCGGCGATCGGCCTCGAAGTGCTGCGCCTGTATCACGAAGGCGGGTTGCTGGCGAACGGCGTGGCGCGCGCGCCGCGCTTCGCGCGCGGTCTCGATGCGTTGCTCGCGCATCCGCTGGTGGGCGACTCGCGCCATCGCGGCCTGCTCGGCGCACTCGAACTGGTCGCCGACAAAGACAGCAAGGCGGGCTTCGACCCGGCGCTGAAACTGTCCGAGCGGATCGCCGCCGCCGCGTATGAAAACCGCCTGATTTTCCGCGCGTTCGGCGACAACATTCTCGGCTTCGCGCCGGCCTTGTCGTACACCGAGGCCGACTTCGACCTGATGTTCGAACGGCTCGAAAAGACCCTCGACGACGTGCTCGCGCAAGCCGACGTGCGGGCCGCGCTGAAGGTCAAAACTCACGCCGCTGCATGCTAG